One window of the Oscillospiraceae bacterium genome contains the following:
- a CDS encoding L-rhamnose mutarotase yields MKRYGSVIKVRPEKLEEYKKLHANAWPEVLAMIQKCNIRNYSIFYRDGLLFSYFEYIGDDFAGDMAEMAADPVTQAWWKLTDPCQNPVDTAKPGEWWAPTEEVFHCD; encoded by the coding sequence TGGTTCGGTCATCAAAGTCCGTCCGGAAAAACTCGAAGAGTACAAAAAACTGCACGCAAACGCCTGGCCGGAAGTGCTGGCCATGATTCAAAAGTGCAATATCCGAAATTACTCGATTTTTTACCGCGACGGCCTTTTGTTCAGCTATTTTGAATACATCGGCGATGATTTCGCAGGGGATATGGCCGAAATGGCGGCCGACCCCGTGACGCAAGCCTGGTGGAAACTCACCGACCCCTGCCAAAACCCGGTCGACACGGCGAAGCCCGGCGAGTGGTGGGCGCCGACCGAAGAGGTCTTCCATTGTGACTAG